A single genomic interval of Nostoc commune NIES-4072 harbors:
- a CDS encoding cytochrome b/b6 domain-containing protein, with amino-acid sequence MTSTSSQTRKLPTQAIGAKIFHWCNIISLFIMLTSGLQIYNANPVFGGRAGLHIPPIFTLGGWLAGGRHWHFAAMWLFSLNLLWYGIYILVTRRWRHRFVGANDLKALQKSQNSKRLIYAWHRIAYTAIIPILLLALFTGIGMYKPAQFPWIVDFFGSWQALRIVHFASVPMFILFAVIHSLLGRKAGGTELTESMFS; translated from the coding sequence ATGACTTCGACCTCCTCTCAAACTCGAAAGCTACCTACTCAAGCAATAGGAGCCAAAATTTTCCACTGGTGTAACATCATTAGTCTATTTATCATGCTCACCAGTGGACTACAAATTTACAACGCCAACCCTGTTTTTGGTGGACGTGCAGGTTTGCACATTCCTCCGATATTTACGTTAGGAGGTTGGCTCGCAGGAGGTAGACACTGGCATTTTGCAGCAATGTGGTTATTTTCGCTGAATCTCTTGTGGTATGGAATTTACATTTTAGTTACCCGACGCTGGCGACATCGCTTTGTAGGTGCTAATGACCTCAAAGCATTACAAAAAAGTCAAAATTCCAAACGCCTAATTTATGCTTGGCATCGGATTGCCTATACAGCAATTATTCCGATCTTGCTGTTGGCATTATTTACAGGAATAGGAATGTATAAACCTGCTCAATTTCCCTGGATTGTGGATTTCTTTGGCAGTTGGCAAGCATTGCGAATTGTTCACTTTGCCTCAGTGCCAATGTTTATCTTATTTGCAGTTATTCACTCTCTATTGGGGCGGAAAGCTGGCGGAACGGAATTAACAGAATCAATGTTTTCGTAA